The window ACAGAGTTGCTCGACATGCCTGAGATCATCCTCTATGCCGCCGGCAGCGGCGTTTCTAGCAGCATCGCCAGCCAATGGGTGGACCTTCAACCGGCGAACGGTTCCACCTTTGGTCCCGAAATCGGTTTCGGCGAACGCCTGCGCGACCTCTGCCGTGGCGAAAAAATCGCATTCATCAAGTATGCCGCCAGTGGCAACAGTCTGGAAATCAATTTCAAACCCGGTGCAGACACGGCAGATACCACCAACTGGGGCGGCTCGTTCACGGCGATGGTCAACACCTTCAATAGCGGAATCGCTGCCCTGGAAGCCGATGGCTGGCAACCCGTCATCCACGGCATGTGCTGGCAACAAGGAGAACAGGATGCCAAGGACGGATTGAATGTCGCCGAATCTAACACAAGCGCTGATGACTATGGCGCCAATCTCGACCACTTTATCAACCGAATCCGCGAGCAGTTCGCCGCCCACGCCAGCCCCACGGGCATCCGCTTCGTCCTTGGACAAGTGCTGCCCTATGCCCCTGATGGCGGAGATGTTGCCACACGCTTTCCCGGTCGTGATCTCGTCCGCCAAGCCCAGCTCGATCTTGATGAAAACTCAGGTGCCGCACTCGCAAAATCCAACACCGCCACCGTGCCAACCAATAGCACCGAGCACCCGACCCATGCACAAGACGGAGACGAACATAAACCCACTGACGAAGTCCACCTCAACTACGTTGCACAACTAGCCCTGGGTAAATCCATGGCCTACAAAATGCTGGGACTAAACCCGCAAACCTACGCAGAGTGGTCATCAAGCCACAATCTATCAGGCGGACAAACGGACGACGACGACGATGATGGTGTCGACAACCTAGGCGAGTATCACATGGGATCAGATCCGAAAAGTGGAATCAGCGTGCACCGTCCGACGCCGAGCATAGAAACCATCGACAGCATGGACTATCTGACCCTCTCATATCCGCGCAATTTGAATGCACTCGACTTCCAAGGAACCGCCCAGGTTTCGGAAGACTTGGTAAATTGGAATTTAGATACGGTGCCTGTTTTCATTGAGTCTGAAACAAGCAACGACGGCACCGCCACCATCAAATACCGCGCACCTTGGGACATGACGGATATTTCCCACCCTCGCGTTTTCTTGAGATTGCGCATCACGCCGTGAAGGGAATGCCTCATCTTTCCTCGCGCAGTATGAAATGACTCCATTCCCCATGGTTCTGGTTTGGTTGGTGCGTTGAGCGGCTCGACCCTGCTCCATAAACATCCCCCGCCCGCCTCCCATGCCACACCTGCACTGATGCGCCGCCGATGCCGCTTGCGCAAGCGTTCACCGGCGTGTAGTCTGGGAATCCTACAACACAAAACCAACACCACCGTGAAACATCTACCCAACATTGCCGGCGCCCTGCTCGGGCTTGCCTTCCTCGTCTTCGGCCTGAACCATTTCCTGCACTTTCTCGGCATGCAGGGAGGGCCGTCCGGCCCGCACGCCGCCGCATTTTTCGGCTCCATCGCCCAAAGCGGCTACCTCGATTTCATCAAGGTCTGTGAAATCGCCGGCGCCATCCTCGTCGCCATTCCCAAAACACGCAACATCGGCCTGCTTGTGCTCGGCCCGATCGTCATCAACATCATCGTCATCAATATCATGATCAAGGGCCACGGCGGTGTCTTCGCCCCTCCCGTGGTCGCCATCTCCGTGCTGTCCGCCTACCTGCTGTGGGTCGGCCGCAAAAAATTCACCGACTTGCTCAACTGAGCCGCCCGCTCAGTGGTATCCGGGCAGCCATTCGCTGTGGGCCTCGATCAGGTCGTCGCAGAGGGAGACCATCTCATCGAGCGAGAGCTCGGAGCCGGTGTGCGGATCGAGCATCGCCGCCTGATAGATATGCTCGCGCTTGCGGGTGGCCGCCGCCTCGATGGTGAGTAGCTGGCTGTTGATGTTCGTCCGGTTCAGCGCGGCGCATTGCTCGGGAAGCGCCCCCACCGCCTGCGGTGTCAGGCCGCGGGCATCGGCCACAACCGGCACCTCCACACAAGCGTTCTCCGGCAGGTTGGTAATGAGTCCCCCGGTGTTGAGGACATTCCCCGCAAAGGTGAACGGCACCCCCGTTTCGATTCCCTCGATGATATACGAGCCATACTCCTTGCTGCGCACATGCACCGGCTCCTCGCTGAGCAGCTTCTCGCTCTGCTCCCTCCACTTGGCAATCTGGTTGACACAGCGGCGCGGGTATTCATCCAGCGGGATGTTGAACTCATCAATGAGATGGGGGTGGGTGCGTTTGATCCAGTAGGGCGTGTACTCCGCATTGTGCTCGGACGACTCGGTGATGTAGTAACCGAAGTGGAGCATCATCTGGAGACGCACCATGTCGGTGGATTTCTCCTCCTTCGGTGCGGCGCGCCAGCGGCCAAGCTTCTCCCTGGCCAGGGATTTGATCCCGGGATAGAGGTCGTTGCCGTTTTCGTCCTTCAGATCTAACAACCAAGCCATGTGGTTGATACCGGCGATGCGGGGCACCATGGCGTCCGGGTCCCTGTCCTCCTTTTCGATCCCAAGCGCCTTGAAGAGATCGGAAACGCAGGACTGCACGGAGTGGCAGAGACCCACGGTTTTGACCTGTGTGTGCCGCAGCATGTATCCCGTCAGCGCGCACATCGGGTTGGTGTAGTTCAACAACAGGGCACCGGGACAGACGCTTTGCATGTCACGCGCAAAATCATCCATCACCGGGATGGTTCTCAAGGCGCGGAAAATCCCCCCGATCCCCAGGGTGTCGGCGATGGTTTGCCGCAGACCATATTTTTTCGGAATTTCAAAATCGGTCACCGTACACGGCTCATAGCCGCCGACCTGGATCGCATTGACCACGTACCCGGCGCCCTCGAGCGCAGCCTGACGTTGGTCGGTTCCCAGGAACTTGCGCACGGTCGCCCGCGATGCATTGAGCGCCTCGTTGAGGCGTGATATCAGCCGATAGGATTCATCCAGCCGCCGGGCATCGATGTCGTAGAGCGCGATCTCCACGTCATGCAGGGCGGGCGACACCATACAGTCACCGAGGATGTTTTTCGCAAAAATGGTGCTGCCCGCACCCATGAAAGTAATTTTGGCCATGTTTCTGTGTCGTTGCTTCCGGTTCAGAATTGCCGAATCACCAGCTTTGGAAAAGCTCTATTTTTAACTGGTAATCAATGACACCTGGTTTCTGCTCCACGCCGCTGCCTGACCCGGGAAAAAATAGCCAGCTCCCCCAGACTTACCTATGCGGCACCCAGGTATCGCGGCGATGAACGAGCCTAGCTTTATCCATATATGAACAACTGTCATGTGTTCTGTTGCCGATGAAATGAGCCATAGGCACCTGCCGTATCCGTGGTATACAGATCATCTCATCATGAAATTCCACCACCTTCTCGTCGCCGCACTGATAGCTTCCAGCGCGTGGTCGCCTGCCGCTCCCACAGCCGAAAATGTGCTTCATGAAATGAAGCGGGTCGCCGACTGGCAGATTGCCAATCCATCCAAGCATCATATCACCGACTGGACACAGGCACCCTTTTTTCTGGGCCTGTATAACTTACACCAGGTGTCACAGGAGCAGAAATACCTGGACTCCCTGGTTACCTTCGGGAAAAGGGCCAAGTTCGGTCCGGGTCGCCGTATCACCCATGCTGACGATCACGCCGTGTTGCAAGCATGGTTAGAGCTTTACCAGCTCAACGGGGGGATGGAGCGACTGACACCCTCGATCGACCATTTTCCAAAAATCATCAACGCCCTGAAAGACAGCCCGCCTGCGTCTGTTAGTGGCGGCACATTCACCTGGTGCTGGTGTGACGCCTTGTTTATGTCGCCTGCTGCGTGGACCCAGCTTTCGCATATCACGGGGGATCAGAAATATCTGATTTGGGCCGACCGCGAGTGGTGGACATGTACCGACGTTCTTTACGATCCTGCCGAGTGTCTCTATTACCGCGACAACCGCTTTTTTGGCAAGAAAACCGAAACGGGGAAAAAGGTTTTCTGGGCGCGAGGCAATGGCTGGGTCGTGGGTGGCCTTGTCCACATGCTTGATTATCTTCCAGCGGACCATCCATCCCGTGGGCGCTATCTAGCCCTCTATCACGATATGATGTATGCCTTGCTCAAGCTGCAACATGCTGATGGCCTCTGGCGCACGAGTTTGCTCGATCCACAGGCAGCTGTTGGCGAATCAAGTGGCTCGTCGTTTTTTGTCTACGGCATGGCCTGGGGACTCAACCGGGGACTGTTACCGGCTGACAAGTTCCGTCCAGCTGTCGATAAAGGATGGACCGCCCTTTGTGGTAATATCCAGCCGACGGGGATGTTAGGCTACGTGCAGGAAATAGGCGACCAGCCTGGAGCCTCGGGGCCGGAATCCACCGAGGTCTATGGCTCGGGTGCATTCCTGCTCGCAGGGTCTGAAATCATCCGGATGGTCGATCCCACCAAACGGCGCAAAAACCTGGCCGATTTCACCGGCGTCAAACTACCTGCACACTACGCCCCCGAACCGCCACGTGTCGTGGTCCGGCATGTGCCCGAACGCGCGGATGACTTTGCCTGGGAAAACGACCTCATTGCCTTCCGCACCTATGGCCCGGCCCTGCGTGATGGAGCCGAGGACAGTGGCTTCGACGCTTGGCTCAAGCGCGTCCCCTACCCGGTTATTGATAAATGGTATATCGAGGACACCACTCCGCTCCTGCATACGAAAAAGGGCAAAAGCTACCACCAGGACCAAGGTGAAGGCTACGATGGCTACAAGGTGGGCAATACCCGCGGCTGTGGCGGCATTTCCGTCTGGGACAATGGCAAACTCCATAACTCAAACACCTATGTGGGATACAAAATCATCTCACACACCATGGACCGTGCCATTTTCGACCTCTATTATGCCAGCACCTTCCATGGCAAGCAGCTGCGCGAAACCAAACGTATTACGCTGGTCATGGGGCAGCGGTTGTTCCAGTCGGAGTCCCGCTTCACCATCGATGGCATACCCGCCCAGTTGGATGTTGCCATCGGCCTCAAACATCAAGCCACTGGAACCCAGGCGCTTTCATCGTTGAAAACAGGCGTTCTCTCCATTTGGGAAAAGCTCGATGGCCTTGGGTTCGGGCAAGCCGTCGTCATCGATCCGGCTGCTGTTGAAAAAATGATCCGGCATACGGATGCCGAAGGACAGGAGCAGTCGCTCTGCCTCGCACGCACGGACGAGTCCGGCTACATCCGCTGGTTCTCTGGTTATGGCTGGGAAGGCCAGGGCGAAATCACCAGCGATACGTTGTGGCAGGATTACCTGGGCGCGTTCGCCGCAAGCTTTACCCAAAAACCATTTTCGGATCATCACCAGTCACTCAAAGTCCATACACTCAGCCCACCCGTTGATCCGATGGCTCCAGCACCTGTTGATGAAGTGCCCGGCGCAACATTGATCAAGCCTAACGGCGGCTGGTGTTGGTACCAGGCCCCCCGGGCGATTGTCACCAAAGATGGCAAAGTCGTCTTTACAAGCATCTCCGGGGACAGCTTTGCAGGTCTCGATGCGGGCGACCTCTGGGCGACCTCATGGGACCCGCAGTCCGGTAAGACCGAGCACTTCGAGCTCCACGATCAATTCCAGTGTGACGACCACGATGTGGCGGCTCTGTTGGAACGCCCGGATGGCAGCATTCTCGCCGTTTATGGAAAACACGGCTCCGACCATCTCCTCCGATCGAGAACAACAAGCGAGGCAGGCCAAATCTCTGCCTGGTCAAAGGAAAGGACCTACGATGTTGGCGCCGGCTACTGTTACTCCAATGTTTTCCGGCTCAGTGAAGAACATGGCCGTATCTACAACTTCTCGCGCACCCATGGCCGCAATCCCAACTGCACATTCTCAGACGACACTGGCCAATCCTGGAAACCCGGATGGAGACTCCTGCATTGGGCGAAAAGTGACTACGTCAAACATCCGAAATACACAGGAACCGATGGTGCCCGCCCCTACCTTCGCTACGCATCGGACAACACAAGCAAAATCCATTTCATCACCACTGAGGATCACCCAAGGGCATTTGATAATTCCATTTACCACGGCTATTACCAGGCGGGCAAGCTCCACCAGTCCGATGGCAAGGTGCTCAGCGAGCCTGGCTCAGCAAACCCAGCACGCCTAACCCCCCAGTCATTTACCCGCGTTTTCGCAGGAGACAAGGACAAGGTGGCCTGGACAACCGATCTGGAACTCGATCAAAAGGGATACCCATACGCCGCATTCTCTGTGCAAGTGGATGGTGCCCAATCACGGGGCAAACGGATCAAGGAAACCTGTAACGACCACCGCTACTGGTATGCGCGCTTCGATGGCAGGAAGTGGAACGCTTATGAAATCGCTTACGCCGGCACCAAGCTTTATACCCAGGAAAGCGATTACACAGGCCTCATCGCGCTCGACCCCGATGATCCTGACACGGTGGTCATTTCCACCAATGCCGACCCCGTTACTGGCAAGCCACTTGTTTCCAAGGCTGATCATAAACGTCACTGGGAACTCTACAAAGGCACGACCAGCGACGATGGAAAAACCTGGAAATGGACTGCAATCACCAGCAATTCAACGGTCGACAACCTACGTCCTAACATCCCTGCCAACCCAGGCGGAAAACGCATCATTCTTTGGTGCCGTGGGGAGCTGACCAGCTTTGTTAACTTCCGGCTTGATCTCTGCGGCATGACCGAGGATCGAAAATAGGCGAGTTTACCAATACCGCAAACCCCAGCCCCCCCCTGGAGCCTCCGTCTTGCAAGCCACCAGGGTGACTAGGTGAAGTGGCTCACGGAAAGGCAGGCGGCCGACGCATTGACGATTGCCCGAACGACTTCGATTTGGCCTGATTTATGGGTATTTTTAGACACAATGAACACAATTAAAGGGATGGCATGCTGAATCAAGGCTCAATTTCAGGGCTGTTTAATCTTCCACGCCATCGAGTTCATCGGCATGATAAATCAGAAAGAAGAGGAGGTATGCCGGTTGCGTCGGCACCTCGATAGAGTCACTCTTTCCACAAATACACACCAACCACATCAAAAAAACAACCCGTTCAACCCATGAAAAAAACAGTCCCAACCCTGACCGCAGTTGCGGCAACGCTGGTCATGCTGGCTGACCCGGCGTCCGCCAGCGTCACCGTGACCAGCGCCAACCTCACCGCATACTTCAATGCCGCGGATCTGCACAACGACAGCGGAGCCACCAACCCCGCCAGCGGAACCGATATCTCGAGCTGGACCAACCTTTCCACCGGCACCAGCCTTGCGAACGGCGACCCAACGATATGGCCCACCTACATCTCGGTTGGAAACGGCGGTATCAACAACCTCGACAGCGTGAGGTTCAATCCCACCAATTCTGGTTCAGCTAATGCTGACCTTCTCTTCAATAACTCGATGTCGGTTTCCGCCCGAACCGTCTTCGCGGTGGTGACGATGGTCAACAACAGCGAAAACTACTCCACACTCCTGGCGAATAGCTCCAACAGCCTAACCATCCGGCAGAATGCTAGCAATGCCGAGTATTATGTAGGCAACACCGCTGACTTCATCAAGGACGGCACCGACGGCACCTTCTACATCAACGGCACCGCTGGTCGCTCGACCTCCTTCGGCACCGCCCACATTATCGAGGTGGTCTCTAACACGGCGGAAACCTACACCGGACTGCGCATCGGCTCCAATGAAGCTGGCAATCAACGCGGCTGGAGTGGTGACATTGCCGAGATCCTGATCTACGACGACGCGCTTTCGGCAAGCGACCGCAACCAGGTCGGCAACTACCTCGCCACCAAATACGGCATTACCGCCGCCTACGTGCCCGAGCCGTCGTCCGCCCTGCTCTCGGCACTGGGGGTGTTCGCCTTTGTCCTGCGCCGCAGACGCTGATAGGAACACCTCGGCCGGTCCATTCACCGGCTGGAGGCTATAAAAAACATCTCAGCGCTCCGGGGGTATGGTGACAACAGCGTCCCATCCCCCGGAGCTTTTTATGTCGCCATTTTAAGACTCCCGGACGCGCCCCCGCTGCCATCATCCTGCTCCGCAGGCAACCATCTCAATAGATAACTACCAATAGATAACTACCATGAAACGACACATCATCACAGCCTGCCTGCTGGCGGCATCAAGTTTACACGCCCAAACCCCGCCGGCCACCGCACAGGCCATTCAAGACTGGCAGAAACTGGGCTACGGCATGTTCATCCATTTCGGGATGAGCACATTTATCGCCAATGAATACGGCACCGGCAAGGAGGCTTCCACCACCTACGCCCCGAGCCATCTCGACGTTGACCAGTGGATCCGCGTGGCGCGTGACGCGGGTATGAAATACGCGGTGCTGACGGCGAAACATGTGGCCGGCCATTGTCTCTGGGACAGCAAGGTGCGGTTCCGCGGCAAGGAGTTCGACCACGATGTCGCCACCTCCGGCAACCGGACGGATGTGATCGCGGAATACGTCAAGGCATGCAGGAAATACGATGTCATGCCCGGCCTGTACTGGTGTTTCATGGACAAGCGGAACAACTCCCGGCCCCCTGCCCGGCAGGACTACGGAACCGCGCGGGCGAAGCTGCCGGATGATTTTTTCCAACTGGCCAAGGACCAGACCGCCGAACTGATCCGGCTCTACCCCGATGTCGCCTACTACTGGCTCGACATCCCGGCCTACTCCAGCCCGGCGCAGCGGCGCGAGCTCTACGATCACATCAAGCGGCTGCGTCCCGGCACCATCGTGCTCTTCAACCACGGCGCGGGCAAACCCAAGGGGCCGATGACGATCGCCAACAGCCAGGTGTCCTGGCCGAGCGACATTCTCAACACCGAGCGCTGGCCACTGAAGCCGGGCTGGTTCACCGCCAAACAAAGTTATCAGAATAAAACCTATCAGCTCGGCTACGAACACTGCGACACCATTTGCAAAAAATGGTTCTGGAACGAGGGCGACCAGCCACGTCCGGTCGAGGAGCTGCTCAACATTTACCGGGACGTCCGCGCCGGTGGAGGCAATTTGCTCCTGAACGTTCCCCCCGACCGCACCGGCCGCATCCCGCAGTACCATGTCAAGGCACTGCTTGATTTGAAAAAGGCGATCGACGCCCCGGCAATAAACAAATGACCCGTGTCGCGGGGCTTTGTTTCACCAGCTATCCAAAACCATGTTTATCCAACAACTTCTGAAGGTCTCCCGTATCGCCCCGTTGGTCCTGCTGCTGGGGGCCGCCGCGCAGGCGGACCTGAACGTCTCCAGCGCCAATATGACCGCCCACTTTGATGCCGCCGACATCCACGGCGACAACGGAGTATCCAACCCCGCTCATGGAGGAACTGTCGAGTCGTGGACCAATCTGGTCACCAACACCTCACTCAACCGGGACGGCTCGGGCGGCAACCCGGTGTTTATTGCCGCGGGCAACGGCGGGATCAACAACCTGGCCACGGTCCGCCTCACAGACGGCGCCACGGACAGGGACCTGCTTTTCAACAATGCGATGAATGTGACGGCGCAGACCGTGTTTGCCGTTCTCACCATGAACAACAGCGGCACCGCGTATTCCACCCTGCTCTCGAACGCCAATCACTCCCTCAACATTCGCCAGGGAGACAACCTGCCGGAATACTTTGTCGGCAACAGTGGTGACTTTGTGCAGGACGGAAGCACCGGCAGCATCCGCGTCAATGGCCTGGCCGGGCGCTCCGTCAGCTACGGGCAGGCCCATGTTCTCGAAGTTTCCAGAACCTCGGCCACCACCTATTCCGGGCTGCGCATCGGTGACAATGTGGTCAACCCCGGTCGCCGCTGGGAGGGCGATGTCGCGGAAATCGTGATCTATGACGGGCCGCTGTCCGAGGCGGACCGGCTTCAGGTGGGTGCCTATCTTGCCAACAAATACAATCTCAACACCGACTACAACTCCCCCCTGGCCCGTGTCCCCTCGCCGCAGGATGGCGCGGTGGACGTCCCCGTGGACACCGGTCTCGGATGGACACCACCCAATACCTACAGCCCGACCGGATACCGTGTCTATTTCGGCACCGACCCCGAGGTGAGGAACAACCCGATGACCAGCGTGACCACCCCGTCGTGGACCCCGGGGGAAAACCTGGCGTGGTCGACAACCTACCACTGGGCGGTGGACGCGCTCGACGGCACCACGGTCAACGAGGGAGTTACCTGGAGTTTCACCACGGAACCAGACCCCTCGCTACCCTACGACCCTCTCCAGGATCTCGCCCGTCACAATGTTGTCTGGAACTCCCCCAGCACGAACTCGGCCGGCTCGATGCCGCTGGGAAATGGCGACCTCGGTCTGAACGTCTGGGTGGAGTCCGATGGCGACCTGATGCTGTTGCTCAGCAAAACCGATGCCTGGGGCGACAACGGCAGGCTGCTCAAGCTCGGCCGCGTGCGCATCAGCCTGTCTCCCAACCCCTTTGCCGCCGGGCAGCCGTTTGTGCAGACGCTGAACCTCCCCAACGGCGAGATCCTCATCACCGCCGGCAGCGAGGGCAGCCAGGTTTCCTTTGTCATCTGGGCGGATGCAAACCACCCGGCCATCCATATCCAGGCCGAGGGCGACACCCCGCGCGACTGGCAGGCCAAGCTCGAACTCTGGCGCACCAGCCAGCGCAGCCTGAGTGGTGGCGAGGCGGAGTCCGCATACGGCGCACGCAACGGCCCCACCGCACTGGTCGTCGAACCCGACACCGTGGTCAGCGGACAGTCTGAAAAACTCACCTGGTACCACCGCAACGTCCACTCGGTTTATCCGGAAACGCTTTCCGTGCAATCGCTCTATCCCAGCGGGGGCGCTCCGCCGGACCCGTTGTTAGGACGCACCTTTGGCGCCACACTTTACGCCTCCGGAGGTTTTTCCAATTCCTCCGACAGCATCCTGGCCTCCGACAACGCACGGAACAACGCAAGCTTTACCATCGTCGCCCACACGGAGGTCACGCCGAGCGCCGCCGACTGGATTTCCTCGCTCGACACCAAGGTGGCCGCGGTCGAGGCCTCTCCACCGGCGCAGCGGTATGCGGCCCACACCGCCTGGTGGCACAGCTTCTGGAACCGCCACTGGCTGGTCGTCGGCACCCCCGGCTCGGGCGTCGTTCCCGGCGGCGACGCCTTCACGGTCAGCCAGGGGTACATGCTGCAGCGTTTTGTCAACGCCTGCGGCGGCCGCGGCAACAGTCCGATCAAGTTCAACGGCTCGATTTTCACCGTCGACGCCACCTCGTCCTACGATCCTGACTTCAGGAAATGGGGCCCCTGTTACTGGTGGCAGAATACCCGCCTGCCCTACTGGTCGATGCCGATGGCCGGTGACCTGGATCTCATGGAGCCCCTGTTCAAGATGTACTTGGACGCCCTCCCGCTCGCCCGCGAACGGGTGCAGACCTACTACGGCCACGCCGGCGCCTATTTCCCGGAAACCATGTATTTCTGGGGAACCTGGAACAACGAAAACTACGGCTGGGACCGCACCGGCAAGGAAGTCGGCCGCTCCGACAACGCATACATCCGCTGGGAATGGCAGGGCGGCATCGAGCTGCTCTGGATGATGCTGGAACGTTACGAAATGTCACCCGACGCCGACTTCGCCACCAACACCCTGGTGCCGCTGGCCCGCGACATCATCGACCTCTACGACCATCGCTTCCCCCGGGATGGCGACGGGAAAATCCGCTTCACTCCGTCCCAGGCCCTCGAAACTTACTGGGAGGGATGCGAAAACCCCACCCCGGAAGTCGCCGGTCTCACCCGCCTGCTGGCTGGGTTGTTAGACCTCCCGGAGTCGCTCACCACCGTTGCCTTGCGTGAGCAGTGGTCGCGGTTGTTAGGCGAGATGCCCGCCGTCCCGCAGCGCAGCAGAAACGGCCAGCAGGCGATCTCACCGGCGGAAGTCATCGGCCCGAAGGGAAACCGTGAGAGCCCGGAACTCTACCCGGTTTTTCCCTACGCCATCCATCACGTCGGCAAGCCGGACCTGGCCTTGGCCGACTGGACCTACCAGACACGCGCGGACCAGAACCCCAACGGCTGGGGGCAGGATGTGATATTCGCCGCCATGCTCGGACGCAGTGCCGAGGCGAAGGCGGCCGTGACGAGTCGGTTCGCAACCAAACACTCCGGCAGCCGATTCCCCGCCATGTGGGGGCCGAACTACGATTGGATTCCCGACCAGGACCACGGCGGCGTCTCCATGATCGCGCTGCAGAAGATGCTCCTGATCGAGGACGGCGAGCGACTGCTGCTTTTCCCGGGCTGGCCGGATTCATGGGATGTAAAATTCCGCGTCCATGCCCGCGGCAACACCACGATTGATGGGCAGCTCAAAGATGGCGGGATCGTCAAACTGGATGTCACCCCCGCCAGCCGCTACAAGGATGTGGAAACTTACCTGGGATCGATTCCTCCGCAGGCGGGAACCTGGGAACACTGGCGACTCCATACTCCGGGGGCCGGAAGTAGTCCGACTGATAATGGCGACGGTGACGCCTATGACGACCTGATGGAATACGTCTTCGGCGGCGACCCCGCCGACCCGGCCAGCCCGACCGGCCTGAACATCGGCCCATCCGCCTCGGGCACGGTGCTGCATTTCGACAGACCGACCGGCCTGCTGGATGTGACCTACACCCTCCAGGTCTCCACCGACCTGACCCCGGACTCGTGGACGGAGGCGCCCATTTCCCCCACCGTCACACCGCTCGACGACGTCCACGAGCGCGTCAGCTATGATCTCGGCGATCCAGCGGGCAACAGGTTCTACCGCCTCCTCGTCGAGCTTGCGGAATCCCCGTAGCATTGATGACTTTGGCTATATTGTCACCGGATATTCCATATCTGTTAGTTATCCCGTGTTTCAAAACATGGACACCTGTTGTATCACGATTAAAAAACAGACCGTAATTTAAGTATCTACATGGGCATCAGCGCCAGTGTCATGCATGTCAAAGAATGTATTTTGCAAAGGTTGACAGTACAGGGCATTCCATGCAACTGGCACGCGCATTGCTCATCTGAGGGTGTTGCATCAACAACCAAACACAATCATGCCCAAAAAAACCGTTAAGAAAGCCGCTAAAAAAGCGGTGAAAAAAACAACCACCAAAAAGACCGCGCGGAAAACGGCCCAAAAAGCAGCCCCCGCGAAAAAGGCCGCGAAAAAGGCCGCCAAGAAAGCTGCAAAAAAAGCTCCGACCAAAAAAGCCGCTAAAAAAGCGACCAAAAAAGTTGCTAAAAAAACAGCGAAAAAATCCGTCAAGGCAGTGAAACCGGCTGAAGAATCGACAGAAAAAGGTTCTTCACCAGTTGAACCACCAGCACCGGCAGGAGCTAGCTTTGCGCAGGTCAAACATGCCGCTTACCTGAACTTCATCAGTCGGGTGGAGAATGGCATCTATGGAGATGAAATCGGCGACTGGTTAGCCGCTGAGGCAGCACTGCAAGTTGCCTGATCAATCGACAAGATTCACAAACCAAACAACGCACAAGCCGCACTCTCAATTGAGGGTGCGGCTTTTTTTTTGCCGAATTCACGGAAAAATCACACGGCTTTCATCATTACTTCATGATACAAGGCTATGTATTTGCCCGTAGTCGTGAAGAACGCCCCGGTTTTGTAACCCCAGCTCAAGATGCCCAGCCCATCGTATGCCCTAAAAAATGTCCCC of the Akkermansiaceae bacterium genome contains:
- a CDS encoding glycoside hydrolase family 88 protein — translated: MKFHHLLVAALIASSAWSPAAPTAENVLHEMKRVADWQIANPSKHHITDWTQAPFFLGLYNLHQVSQEQKYLDSLVTFGKRAKFGPGRRITHADDHAVLQAWLELYQLNGGMERLTPSIDHFPKIINALKDSPPASVSGGTFTWCWCDALFMSPAAWTQLSHITGDQKYLIWADREWWTCTDVLYDPAECLYYRDNRFFGKKTETGKKVFWARGNGWVVGGLVHMLDYLPADHPSRGRYLALYHDMMYALLKLQHADGLWRTSLLDPQAAVGESSGSSFFVYGMAWGLNRGLLPADKFRPAVDKGWTALCGNIQPTGMLGYVQEIGDQPGASGPESTEVYGSGAFLLAGSEIIRMVDPTKRRKNLADFTGVKLPAHYAPEPPRVVVRHVPERADDFAWENDLIAFRTYGPALRDGAEDSGFDAWLKRVPYPVIDKWYIEDTTPLLHTKKGKSYHQDQGEGYDGYKVGNTRGCGGISVWDNGKLHNSNTYVGYKIISHTMDRAIFDLYYASTFHGKQLRETKRITLVMGQRLFQSESRFTIDGIPAQLDVAIGLKHQATGTQALSSLKTGVLSIWEKLDGLGFGQAVVIDPAAVEKMIRHTDAEGQEQSLCLARTDESGYIRWFSGYGWEGQGEITSDTLWQDYLGAFAASFTQKPFSDHHQSLKVHTLSPPVDPMAPAPVDEVPGATLIKPNGGWCWYQAPRAIVTKDGKVVFTSISGDSFAGLDAGDLWATSWDPQSGKTEHFELHDQFQCDDHDVAALLERPDGSILAVYGKHGSDHLLRSRTTSEAGQISAWSKERTYDVGAGYCYSNVFRLSEEHGRIYNFSRTHGRNPNCTFSDDTGQSWKPGWRLLHWAKSDYVKHPKYTGTDGARPYLRYASDNTSKIHFITTEDHPRAFDNSIYHGYYQAGKLHQSDGKVLSEPGSANPARLTPQSFTRVFAGDKDKVAWTTDLELDQKGYPYAAFSVQVDGAQSRGKRIKETCNDHRYWYARFDGRKWNAYEIAYAGTKLYTQESDYTGLIALDPDDPDTVVISTNADPVTGKPLVSKADHKRHWELYKGTTSDDGKTWKWTAITSNSTVDNLRPNIPANPGGKRIILWCRGELTSFVNFRLDLCGMTEDRK
- a CDS encoding alpha-glucosidase/alpha-galactosidase; the encoded protein is MAKITFMGAGSTIFAKNILGDCMVSPALHDVEIALYDIDARRLDESYRLISRLNEALNASRATVRKFLGTDQRQAALEGAGYVVNAIQVGGYEPCTVTDFEIPKKYGLRQTIADTLGIGGIFRALRTIPVMDDFARDMQSVCPGALLLNYTNPMCALTGYMLRHTQVKTVGLCHSVQSCVSDLFKALGIEKEDRDPDAMVPRIAGINHMAWLLDLKDENGNDLYPGIKSLAREKLGRWRAAPKEEKSTDMVRLQMMLHFGYYITESSEHNAEYTPYWIKRTHPHLIDEFNIPLDEYPRRCVNQIAKWREQSEKLLSEEPVHVRSKEYGSYIIEGIETGVPFTFAGNVLNTGGLITNLPENACVEVPVVADARGLTPQAVGALPEQCAALNRTNINSQLLTIEAAATRKREHIYQAAMLDPHTGSELSLDEMVSLCDDLIEAHSEWLPGYH
- a CDS encoding PEP-CTERM sorting domain-containing protein translates to MKKTVPTLTAVAATLVMLADPASASVTVTSANLTAYFNAADLHNDSGATNPASGTDISSWTNLSTGTSLANGDPTIWPTYISVGNGGINNLDSVRFNPTNSGSANADLLFNNSMSVSARTVFAVVTMVNNSENYSTLLANSSNSLTIRQNASNAEYYVGNTADFIKDGTDGTFYINGTAGRSTSFGTAHIIEVVSNTAETYTGLRIGSNEAGNQRGWSGDIAEILIYDDALSASDRNQVGNYLATKYGITAAYVPEPSSALLSALGVFAFVLRRRR
- a CDS encoding alpha-L-fucosidase → MKRHIITACLLAASSLHAQTPPATAQAIQDWQKLGYGMFIHFGMSTFIANEYGTGKEASTTYAPSHLDVDQWIRVARDAGMKYAVLTAKHVAGHCLWDSKVRFRGKEFDHDVATSGNRTDVIAEYVKACRKYDVMPGLYWCFMDKRNNSRPPARQDYGTARAKLPDDFFQLAKDQTAELIRLYPDVAYYWLDIPAYSSPAQRRELYDHIKRLRPGTIVLFNHGAGKPKGPMTIANSQVSWPSDILNTERWPLKPGWFTAKQSYQNKTYQLGYEHCDTICKKWFWNEGDQPRPVEELLNIYRDVRAGGGNLLLNVPPDRTGRIPQYHVKALLDLKKAIDAPAINK